Proteins found in one Elusimicrobium sp. genomic segment:
- a CDS encoding OsmC family protein yields MTTITCTYKGDGETFLIHGPTGAEIRTDLPPDNGGKGRCFSPTDLLASALVSCILTIMGKMAEARGEKLDGAEIEVDKIMSSNPRRVGEFVLKVKFPAHFTEDQKKFYQTAIHACPVHQTLHPEVKTTVTIL; encoded by the coding sequence ATGACTACCATTACTTGCACTTATAAAGGCGACGGAGAAACCTTTTTAATCCACGGGCCGACCGGGGCCGAAATCCGCACCGATTTGCCGCCCGATAACGGCGGAAAAGGCCGTTGCTTTTCACCCACCGATTTATTGGCGAGTGCGCTTGTTTCCTGTATTCTTACCATTATGGGAAAAATGGCCGAAGCCCGCGGAGAAAAATTGGACGGAGCCGAAATAGAGGTGGATAAAATTATGTCTTCCAATCCGCGCCGTGTGGGAGAATTCGTGTTAAAAGTAAAATTCCCGGCGCACTTTACGGAAGACCAAAAAAAGTTCTACCAAACGGCTATTCACGCTTGCCCGGTGCATCAAACCTTACACCCGGAAGTAAAAACTACCGTTACGATTCTGTAA
- a CDS encoding OsmC family protein translates to MPIIQVKLGQNLCTQGGLLSQPVTVKTAFNAPREDLNPGEMLCASLGACMLTMIGFMASKRGEDAVGTEVRIAPEFDEKHTQITAMEISFLFPSHFTAAQKEFYSRAAQTCPVHNSLRADIAYTIHIK, encoded by the coding sequence ATGCCGATTATTCAAGTAAAACTGGGACAAAACCTATGTACGCAAGGGGGGCTGTTAAGCCAACCCGTTACCGTAAAAACGGCCTTCAATGCCCCTCGGGAAGATTTGAACCCGGGGGAAATGTTGTGTGCTTCGTTAGGGGCCTGTATGCTGACGATGATAGGCTTTATGGCTTCCAAGCGGGGGGAAGATGCCGTGGGGACGGAAGTGCGCATCGCGCCGGAATTTGACGAAAAACATACCCAAATTACGGCGATGGAAATTTCGTTTTTGTTCCCTTCGCATTTTACGGCTGCGCAAAAGGAATTTTATTCACGCGCGGCCCAAACCTGTCCGGTGCATAACAGTCTGCGGGCTGATATCGCCTACACCATACACATCAAATAA
- a CDS encoding J domain-containing protein, whose translation MAEYKDYYKILGVNKTATDAEIKRAFKSMARKYHPDMHPEADKAKMTEKFKDVNEAYTVLSDKQKRTIYDQVGQEGYQQYARGGGASHGRGAQGNPYQQYQQYSYGGGQGFGGFSGGFGGGDFSDFFQSIFGNMGGGGFGGFGQNFGRSAASGQAAGDVEAELALNLEDAHRGGNMQLTLPNGRTVTVKLPAGVGEGKKIKLKGMGNPTKRGNGDLYLVVKIRPHAMYRLEGEDLYVPVTIMPWTAALGGAIFVPTLDGPIKVKVPAGTHNGKKLKLSGKGLSSKGSLYVTLTIDVPRTLTKEQKELFAKLASLE comes from the coding sequence ATGGCTGAATATAAAGATTATTACAAAATTTTAGGGGTAAACAAAACGGCTACGGACGCGGAAATAAAAAGAGCGTTCAAGTCCATGGCGCGCAAATATCACCCGGATATGCACCCGGAGGCCGACAAAGCCAAAATGACCGAAAAATTCAAAGATGTCAACGAGGCCTACACCGTGCTTTCCGATAAACAAAAACGCACCATTTACGACCAGGTAGGTCAGGAAGGTTACCAACAATATGCCCGCGGCGGGGGGGCCTCGCACGGACGCGGCGCACAGGGAAATCCCTATCAACAATACCAGCAATACTCATACGGCGGCGGACAGGGCTTTGGCGGTTTCTCCGGCGGTTTTGGCGGGGGCGATTTCAGCGATTTCTTCCAAAGCATTTTCGGCAATATGGGCGGCGGCGGTTTTGGCGGGTTTGGTCAAAACTTCGGCCGCAGTGCGGCTTCCGGTCAGGCGGCGGGCGATGTGGAAGCGGAACTGGCCCTTAATTTGGAAGATGCCCACCGCGGCGGCAATATGCAACTTACACTTCCCAACGGGCGTACCGTTACCGTGAAACTTCCTGCGGGAGTGGGCGAAGGTAAAAAGATAAAATTAAAAGGCATGGGAAATCCCACTAAACGCGGAAACGGCGATTTGTACTTGGTTGTAAAAATTCGTCCGCATGCCATGTACCGTTTGGAAGGGGAAGATTTATATGTACCCGTTACCATTATGCCTTGGACGGCGGCTCTGGGCGGGGCCATTTTCGTGCCTACCTTGGACGGCCCGATTAAAGTAAAAGTTCCGGCCGGTACGCACAACGGAAAAAAATTAAAATTAAGCGGAAAAGGGTTAAGTTCCAAAGGCAGTTTGTATGTTACTTTGACCATCGATGTTCCGCGTACGTTAACCAAAGAACAAAAAGAGTTATTTGCCAAATTGGCATCCTTGGAATAA